A genomic segment from Aspergillus puulaauensis MK2 DNA, chromosome 1, nearly complete sequence encodes:
- a CDS encoding DUF292 domain protein (BUSCO:EOG09264PK5;~COG:Z;~EggNog:ENOG410PJI2;~InterPro:IPR005061,IPR042277;~go_process: GO:0015031 - protein transport [Evidence IEA]) produces MPPSPQTAKLTSTLHLIIPRLRLLQKKSTASSVVQRRELAQLLENQRDASARIRVENVIATDIAVEVMEVVELYCELLLARAGVLDGLAFGESGTRARARVREEAVAQNQHQNQGKAATGAATGDSKSGGGGGGGGGGLFRIFGAAGTKQPQQQPTTGKDTQTQSLGEDAAGDETYYLDAALDEAATAIFYAWSRFPTEVRELTLLRSLLTDRYGKDFMNLASENKLAGVKAPERLVKGLRVRPPSAELVESYLKEIAWAYKVPWGETETGSQVEGDVPDVDVGDFTGGDGKGDGGGGDLDDQVRVGEVVRRASETAELTRATPPRGFNPHSSPVSVAPPGPRSDNPNPRVKVPDDKDGDSSSGAGAGAGVSSPSPSPSAQRRDKSGIPDVDELSRRFAALKR; encoded by the exons ATGCCGCCTTCACCACAAACA GCAAAACTAACCTCAACCCTGCACCTCATAATCCCGCGCCTGCGCCTCCTCCAAAAGAAATCCACCGCGTCCTCCGTCGTCCAGCGCCGCGAACTCGCCCAGCTCCTCGAGAACCAGCGCGACGCGTCCGCGCGCATCCGCGTCGAGAATGTCATCGCAACCGATATCGCCGTCGAGGTCATGGAGGTGGTAGAACTTTACTGCGAGCTGCTACTTGCCCGCGCGGGCGTTCTAGATGGCCTTGCGTTTGGGGAGAGTGGGACGCGCGCGCGCGCGAGGGTGAGAGAGGAGGCTGTTGCGCAGAATCAGCACCAGAATCAGGGTAAGGCTGCGACTGGGGCTGCGACTGGGGATTCTAagagtggtggtggtggcggtgggggaggagggggtcTATTTCGGATCTTTGGTGCTGCGGGGACGAAAcagccgcagcaacaaccgaCGACAGGAAAAGATACACAGACACAGTCGCTAGGTGAAGATGCAGCTGGGGACGAAACATACTACCTCGATGCGGCGCTTGATGAGGCCGCAACAGCTATCTTCTATGCATGGTCGCGCTTCCCAACTGAAGTGCGCGAGCTTACGCTCCTGCGCTCCCTCCTCACAGACCGGTACGGGAAAGACTTTATGAATCTCGCCTCAGAAAACAAACTCGCGGGCGTGAAGGCCCCAGAGCGTCTAGTGAAGGGGTTACGGGTGCGTCCGCCAAGCGCGGAATTGGTGGAGAGTTATCTGAAGGAGATTGCGTGGGCATATAAAGTTCCCTGGGGCGAGACGGAGACGGGGTCGCAAGTTGAAGGGGATGTTCCGGATGTCGATGTTGGCGATTTCACAGGGGGTGACGGCAAAGGAgatgggggaggaggggatcTCGACGACCAAGTACGGGTTGGGGAGGTTGTCCGCCGGGCATCTGAAACTGCAGAGTTAACGCGCGCCACGCCGCCGAGGGGATTCAATCCGCATTCGAGCCCTGTGAGTGTTGCGCCGCCGGGGCCAAGATCTGATAACCCGAATCCGAGAGTCAAGGTCCCTGATGACAAAGATGGCGATTCGTCGAGCGGGGCCGGGGCCGGGGCCGGGGTATCGAGCCCAAGTCCTAGTCCGAGTGCGCAGCGGAGAGACAAGAGTGGGATTCCGGATGTGGATGAGTTGTCGAGACGGTTTGCGGCGCTGAAGCGGTAG
- a CDS encoding putative MFS transporter (COG:P;~EggNog:ENOG410PHRS;~InterPro:IPR020846,IPR011701,IPR036259;~PFAM:PF07690;~TransMembrane:11 (i151-174o194-211i223-243o249-270i282-304o335-357i442-466o486-513i533-552o564-583i639-659o);~go_function: GO:0022857 - transmembrane transporter activity [Evidence IEA];~go_process: GO:0055085 - transmembrane transport [Evidence IEA]), which yields MTGPNRQSLAAFVSPDDDSSEPFPSSTSIQVPKNRHARHSRNISWASGHDQGGEPSSDSSYPQPRRRGESNVSLAHVSEGSSSGPHDDDSAMALRNSSFEWNDSHGNSRHMRSRSQSQQLPNFDLNRVEMSPPRPTPGPVTWMSLPHKKQLALLGLCRVFDFLQIASLQAYMFYQLKSFDETLSDSDVSTQAGILQGAFTAAQFATAIPWGRVADAEWGGRRFVLLVGLVGTAVSCLGVAFATSFAQAVFWRSFGGAINGTVGIIRTMIAENVKEKKYHSRAFLILPIGFNVAALFGPVMGGMLSDPVRAYPTLFGPNSSFGGENGVQWLMTYPYALPMLANAIFLTFCAGCVAAGLEETLEACKGKPGIGTYSLRLVARVIRAAVPSSSPLYSRLPFADYEESGPLLGRASETYELEEKTARPGRHAPHILPFRRLWTKNVFCTLLAQAFFDFQMGAFNNLWLLFLSTPRYDSNDPASPVQSLPFIFTGGLGMLPQSVGFATAILGVIGMILQFTIYPSINSRLGTAKSYQYFLTLFPVAYAFAPYIALAPSSTPPPNQANGGWVWFSIIVVLFLQVTARTFTLPTSIILLNNCSPHPSVLGTIHGVGQSVSSAFRTIGPIFSGAWYGYGLDIGTVGFAWWLIALVSVFGCFAAIFVYEGSGHEIFLPGEEEEM from the exons ATGACTGGACCCAATCGGCAATCGTTGGCTGCTTTTGTTTCACCTGACGACGACAGCAGCGAGCCCTTTCCATCGAGTACTAGCATCCAGGTTCCTAAAAACCGGCATGCCCGCCATTCCCGCAATATCTCTTGGGCTTCCGGTCACGATCAAGGCGGCGAACCATCTTCCGACTCTTCCTATCCTCAGCCACGCCGTCGCGGGGAATCAAACGTCTCTCTCGCTCACGTCTCAGAgggttcttcctctggcccCCACGACGACGATAGTGCAATGGCCCTGAGGAATAGCTCTTTCGAATGGAACGACTCCCACGGCAACTCTCGGCATATGCGCTCCCGCTCCCAAAGCCAACAGCTGCCGAACTTCGACCTCAACCGGGTCGAGATGTCTCCCCCGCGGCCGACGCCGGGCCCCGTGACATGGATGTCGCTGCCGCACAAGAAGCAGCTGGCCCTGCTCGGTCTGTGTCGTGTGTTTGACTTTCTGCAGATTGCGTCTCTGCAGGCGTACATGTTCTACCAGCTCAAATCCTTTGACGAGACCCTCTCCGATTCCGACGTTTCTACTCAAGCCGGTATCCTTCAGGGTGCGTTTACGGCCGCCCAGTTTGCGACGGCCATTCCTTGGGGTCGTGTTGCGGATGCGGAGTGGGGTGGACGCAGGTTCGTCCTCCTTGTTGGGTTGGTAGGGACTGCGGTCTCTTGTTTGGGCGTTGCCTTTGCGACCTCGTTCGCGCAGGCCGTGTTCTGGCGGTCGTTTGGTGGTGCCATTAACGGGACCGTGGGTATTATCCGGACTATGATTGCGGAAAATGtaaaggaaaagaaatacCATTCTCGAGCATTCTTGATTCTTCCTATTGGGTTTAATGTTGCTGCTCTTTTTGGCCCTG TCATGGGCGGAATGCTCTCCGACCCAGTCAGAGCCTACCCTACCCTGTTCGGCCCCAATTCCTCGTTTGGAGGTGAGAATGGGGTTCAATGGCTTATGACTTATCCTTATGCGCTGCCCATGTTGGCCAATGCGATTTTCCTCACTTTCTGTGCTGGTTGTGTCGCCGCTGGTCTTGAGGAG ACCCTGGAGGCGTGCAAGGGAAAGCCTGGTATCGGTACATATTCTCTACGACTTGTTGCTCGCGTTATCAGAGCGGCCGttccttcatcctcgccgttgTATTCTAGACTACCTTTTGCCGATTACGAAGAGTCAGGGCCGCTGCTTGGAAGGGCCTCCGAGACGTACGAACTTGAAGAGAAGACGGCCAGACCTGGACGTCATGCTCCTCACATCTTGCCATTCCGACGGCTTTGGACCAAGAACGTCTTCTGCACCCTATTAGCTCAAGCGTTCTTCGATTTCCAAATGGG TGCATTCAACAACCTTTGgctccttttcctctccaCGCCTCGATACGACTCGAACGACCCTGCTAGCCCCGTGCAAAGCCTGCCTTTCATTTTCACCGGTGGATTGGGCATGCTTCCGCAGAGTGTCGGCTTCGCAACCGCAATTCTCGGTGTAATCGGCATGATCCTCCAATTCACCATCTATccctccatcaacagccgCCTGGGAACAGCCAAGAGTTACCAATACTTCCTAACACTCTTCCCCGTCGCTTACGCCTTCGCGCCTTACATCGCTCTCGCCCCCTCGAGCACACCACCCCCGAACCAAGCCAACGGCGGTTGGGTTTGGTTCTCGATTATCGtcgtccttttcctccagGTCACGGCACGAACATTCACCCTCCCGACCTCAATTATCCTTCTCAACAACTGCTCCCCACACCCGTCCGTTCTGGGGACCATCCACGGCGTCGGCCAATCCGTCTCCTCTGCCTTCCGTACGATCGGGCCTATCTTCTCAGGCGCATGGTACGGTTATGGTTTGGATATCGGCACCGTCGGGTTCGCGTGGTGGTTAATCGCTCTCGTTTCCGTGTTCGGCTGCTTCGCTGCTATTTTTGTCTACGAAGGGTCAGGACATGAAATATTCCTccctggggaggaggaagaaatgTAA
- a CDS encoding sulfotransferase family protein (COG:S;~EggNog:ENOG410PFKR;~InterPro:IPR040632,IPR027417;~PFAM:PF17784;~TransMembrane:1 (o258-280i)) has product MSLTYSDNLAPQPSTDIFTGDTNIDRRKCHRNVPMKVLALGVGRTGTASLRIALERLGYLKCYHMMSASMENPPDCLMWHDALLAKYEGVGEFGRKEWDQLLGDCQAVCDWPACAFAKELIEAYPNAKVILTTREVDSWHASVMKTVHWRVSDPEHRFVSNFSWAASMYYPMLNKFFETFFRGDFPNKGKEVYEDHVEEVRALVPPERLLEYKISDGWGPLCEFLGEEVPDTTFPRGNDMADFFKRCRGRNRRQMANAALQAVTVGGTIIAAGFAATMAFKRFSR; this is encoded by the exons atgTCTTTGACCTACTCCGATAACCTGGCTCCTCAGCCTTCCACCGATATCTTTACCGGTGACACCAACATCGACAGGCGCAAGTGCCACCGCAATGTGCCCATGAAGGTGCTTGCTCTCGGTGTTGGCCGAACAGGAACAGCTT CCCTCCGCATTGCTCTTGAACGCCTGGGCTACCTCAAATGTTACCACATGATGTCTGCCAGTATGGAGAACCCTCCTGACTGTCTGATGTGGCACGACGCTCTCCTCGCCAAGTATGAGGGTGTGGGTGAATTTGGCCGCAAGGAATGGGACCAGCTTCTCGGAGACTGCCAG GCTGTTTGCGACTGGCCCGCCTGTGCTTTCGCTAAGGAGCTTATTGAAGCCTACCCCAATGCTAAGGTCATTCTGACCACTCGCGAGGTGGACTCATGGCACGCATCCGTCATGAAGACCGTCCACTGGCGTGTGTCTGACCCTGAGCACCGCTTCGTTTCGAACTTCAGCTGGGCCGCCAGCATGTACTATCCCATGCTGAACAAGTTCTTTGAGACCTTTTTCCGCGGCGATTTCCccaacaagggcaaggaggtCTACGAAGACCACGTCGAAGAGGTTCGCGCCCTCGTTCCTCCAGAGCGACTGCTCGAGTACAAGATTAGCGACGGCTGGGGCCCGCTGTGCGAGTTCCTCGGCGAAGAAGTTCCAGACACTACATTCCCCCGTGGAAACGACATGGCCGACTTCTTCAAGCGCTGCCGTGGCCGCAACCGACGCCAGATGGCCAACGCCGCTCTCCAGGCTGTTACTGTGGGCGGCACGATCATTGCTGCCGGATTCGCTGCTACCATGGCATTCAAGCGTTTCTCGCGGTAA
- a CDS encoding arylsulfotransferase family protein (COG:S;~EggNog:ENOG410PK7H;~InterPro:IPR039535,IPR011047;~PFAM:PF05935,PF14269;~SECRETED:SignalP(1-35);~TransMembrane:1 (n3-13c18/19o587-608i)), translating to MRFLAAITLGSSAHSLFSITCILITILSGLQTVSAELDAAFKSRPDLFSPIVTFERRIPQKLHPGYIFIGPYEATNSGPYIYDNDGNLVWSGWGNSGPGNAHGMHVCQYKGKDHLCFFQGIQQNGYCRGHGVIMDSHYHIVKTVVPGGGMASSDMHEFKLVDGGKRALLTVYQQRQFDMSIWNIKKGMGWLMESVFQEVDVETGRVLFEWRSLDHVDPSLSYTHPGSTDTSGTGLEPRSPWDYFHINSIDKDEGGNYLISSRHTCAIYKISGRDGSIIWQLHGATPSFNNTNFSFSQQHDARWMSQNRTHTLLSLYNNGYNGYNRTHWYSSGMTVLIDHMNKTATQLQDYGPDKLSMISSSQGNMQVLSNGNIFMGWGNNAYISEHDEEGNLLLWANIGKSSIMNYRAQKFRWVGNPTDIPALWTYSKGSYNSSATTFYASWNGATRIKYWRFYGTNNSTGNYTLLRRVRKDGFETSYTASEFYRYSYAEAVDSQGNALGRSRKQFTFTPSSGLQGNCEETTCENTYYYGDGEKDAAATVPEVGLNTVPWVDPDHPGAHLDWGNTRPTAPEDKEPGALEEAYDRVGWFAPTMGVLFTGIGIYVVLRVYRKHQFSSHRVRRSSSEALDLDQDVASEPKASFRVSSLPWWSWRRWTAGEPARYFPLSDAEGHGRAWDR from the exons ATGCGTTTCCTCGCCGCCATTACTTTGGGATCATCTGCCCACTCCCTCTTCTCGATTACTTGTATCTTGATCACGATATTGAGCGGGTTACAAACAGTTTCCGCAGAACTCGATGCAGCTTTCAAATCG CGACCCGACCTTTTCTCTCCTATCGTCACCTTCGAGCGGCGCATTCCACAAAAACTTCATCCTGGCTACATATTCATCGGACCGTACGAGGCAACGAACTCGGGTCCTTATATCTACGATAATGATGGG AACTTAGTTTGGAGCGGTTGGGGCAATTCCGGCCCTGGGAATGCTCACGGCATGCACGTATGCCAATACAAGGGGAAAGACCATCTGTGCTTTTTCCAGGGGATCCAGCAGAATGGCTATTGTAGGGGTCATGGCGTTATCATGGACAGCCATTACCATATCGTCAAGACCGTGGTccccggcggcggcatggCATCGAGCGATATGCACGAGTTCAAACTCGTTGACGGCGGCAAGCGGGCCTTGCTGACGGTTTACCAGCAGCGGCAGTTCGATATGAGTATATGGAATATAAAAAAGGGCATGGGTTGGTTGATGGAAAGCGTATTTCAAGAGGTGGATGTCGAGACAGGCAGGGTTTTGTTCGAATGGAGATCGCTCGACCATGTCGACCCGTCTCTTAGCTATACACACCCTGGCTCTACGGATACTTCGGGCACCGGGCTGGAGCCGCGCTCGCCGTGGGATTACTTCCATATCAACTCGATCGATAAGGACGAGGGGGGGAACTACCTCATTTCATCGCGCCACACTTGCGCAATCTACAAGATCTCCGGCCGTGATGGGTCTATCATCTGGCAGTTGCATGGAGCGACGCCGTCGTTCAATAATACTAACTTCAGTTTCTCGCAGCAACATGATGCTCGGTGGATGAGCCAGAACAGAACTCATACCCTGCTCTCGCTGTATAACAACGGATACAACGGGTACAACAGGACGCATTGGTACTCTTCAGGAATGACTGTTCTAATCGACCATATGAACAAGACAGCCACGCAGCTGCAAGACTACGGACCGGATAAACTCAGTATGATCAGCTCCAGCCAAGGCAACATGCAAGTGCTGTCGAACGGAAACATTTTCATGGGCTGGGGCAACAATGCCTACATCTCCGAGCACGACGAGGAGGGCAATTTGCTGCTATGGGCCAACATCGGCAAGAGCAGTATCATGAACTATCGAGCCCAGAAGTTTCGCTGGGTAGGAAACCCCACCGACATCCCAGCTCTATGGACATATTCCAAGGGGAGCTATAATTCGTCCGCAACGACCTTCTACGCCAGCTGGAATGGCGCTACTCGTATCAAATACTGGCGATTCTACGGCACGAACAACTCCACTGGCAACTATACACTCCTCCGCCGCGTCCGCAAGGACGGGTTCGAGACCTCGTACACGGCATCTGAATTCTACCGCTATAGTTATGCGGAAGCCGTTGATTCGCAGGGGAATGCCCTCGGTAGATCGCGCAAGCAGTTTACCTTTACTCCGTCATCGGGCCTCCAGGGAAACTGCGAAGAAACCACCTGCGAGAATACATATTACTacggcgacggcgagaaAGACGCTGCGGCAACTGTCCCCGAGGTCGGCCTCAACACTGTTCCCTGGGTGGACCCCGACCATCCCGGCGCGCATCTCGACTGGGGAAATACAAGGCCAACAGCTCCCGAAGATAAGGAACCGGGGGCTTTGGAAGAAGCATACG ATCGCGTAGGATGGTTCGCACCGACCATGGGTGTTCTGTTCACCGGGATCGGCATCTACGTCGTGCTCCGGGTGTATCGAAAACACCAGTTCTCCTCCCACAGAGTGAGACGAAGCTCGTCGGAAGCCTTGGACCTGGACCAGGACGTGGCCAGCGAGCCGAAAGCCTCATTCCGAGTTTCGAGTTTGCCCTGGTGGAGCTGGCGTCGCTGGACGGCTGGTGAACCAGCGCGGTACTTTCCTCTGTCGGACGCGGAGGGACATGGGCGCGCGTGGGATAGATGA